The stretch of DNA GATTATCGGTACCTTATTTGCAATTATGGAAATTGTACCAAATAAAGTTTTGCGGACAATTGGTCGTGCTTATGTAGAAATTTTTCGAAATATTCCGCTGTTGGTAATTACGATGTTCTTTTACCTTGTTATTCCAATGTATGTTGTTAAAATCAACGGTTTTACAGCGGGAACAATTGGGTTAACGCTCTACACTTCAGCTTTTATCGCTGAAACGGTACGTTCAGGTATTCAATCGGTTTCTGGTGGTCAGATGGAAGGTGCTCGTTCAACGGGGATGACCTATTGGCAAGCAATGCGGTATATTATTTTGCCGCAAGCCTTTAAGATTGTAATTCCACCGCTGGGTAATCAATTTGTTAATTTGGTAAAAAATTCGTCGGTTTTAGCCTTTGTTGCTGGCTTTGATCTTATGTATCAGGCTAACTCAATTGCTTCAACTACTTTTGATACAATCAACAGTTACTTGGTTGTTGGTGTTTTATATTTAATAATTACTTTGCCGCTTAGTTATTATATGCAGCATTTAGAGAAAAAGTTGGCCTAGAGGAGGTGCAGGAAAATGCAAAATTGGATTAACGCCTTTTCGTGGCTCAACGTTCGCTTTTTGTTGATGGGGCTGTGGGTAACGATTTATATTTCAGTTATATCAGTTATTTTAAGTTTTATCTTAGGTTCAATTTTAGGAATTATTCGTTATTCAAAGATTAAGTTTATTTCTAAAATTGTTGGCTTTATTATTGATATTATCCGTAATGTGCCACTATTGTTGATTATTTTCTTTACGTATTTTGGTTTGCCGAATTTTGGTTTACGACCAGAAACAATTCCTGCGGCAATTATTGCAATGACTGTCTTTGAATCGACGATGATTGCCGAAATTGTGCGCTCAGGTATTCAATCAGTTGATCCGGGGCAAATGGAAGGTGCTCGCTCGACTGGAATGAGTTTTGTACAGGCTTTATGGCATGTTGTTTTGCCGCAAGCATATAAGAATATGATCCCCACAATTATCAGTCAATTTGTTTCTTTGATTAAGGATACATCATTAGCCACGATTATTGTGGTACCGGAAATGATGCAACATGCACAGGTTATTTATGGGCAAAATGCCAACTATATTTTGCCGATGTTTGCGGCCTTAGCAGTGTTATATTTTATTGTTTGCTTCACATTATCAGTGATTGGTAATCAGATTGGTAAACGATTGTCATAAGGATAAACTATAAATTTTTAAAAAATAATACGGAAAAGCTTGAGTTTGCTCGAGCTTTTTTTGTAGGCTTAAAATAGAGATTATTTAAGAAAGATTGATTATGAAAAGTTTTTTGTTTCGCCTTTATTTACAGGTAATGAAGCTGCTGGCTCATTTTACTAAAATAAATAATAAGGAAATTGTCGTTCTGAATGGTGCGGGACGGTCAGGATCAAATGGCTACTTGTTTGCTAAGTACGTGCGGGCAAAGCAGCCAGATTATGTGGTCACATTAGTTGAACCGTGGCCGTCAGCTCATTTGCCGTGGGCTACTTGGCGTAAAATTGGTGCGGCCAAGTACGTTGTAACTACCCATCAGCCTTTTAAAATACGTCAAAAGCAGGTTAACATCCAATTTTGGCATGGTATTCCGTTGAAGCGTATGGGCTTGTTAGCTAATAATACTAAGACAAGGGATAATCAGCGTAATCGCAAATTGTGGCAGCATAAAGCAGATGTAGTGTGTTCAAGCTCGGATTTGTATGAAACTTTGATGAGTGCCTGTGTTGGGATTGAAGCAAAGCAGTACCAAAAATTGGGTTTTCCGCGGCTGGATGCTTTACGTCAGTCAATAATTAGCAAAGAGCAGCTAGTGCAGGACTTATTTGATACAGATGATAGTCAAGCACAAGTTGGAATTTACATGCCGACTTTTCGTTATGAATTAGAAGATCAAGAAGTAATGTCGCGGATTAAAGCTGGCAATTTTTTTGCCTTAGCTGATTTTGCCGGTGCTAGATTGAATGAAGCTTTAAAAAAGCAGCATCAATATTTAATTGTTAAACTCCATCCTTACGAAATGCAATTATTTAATAAGTTAACTAGTGATTTTTCTAATATTGCGTTTCTTAATAATGATTATTTAGCTAAAAATGATTATGATTTGTATGAATTACTTGGTGCAACAGATTTTTTGGTAACGGATTTTTCGTCAATTTATTTTGATTACTTAAATTTGGCGAAGCCCATGATTTTTGTTACTAATTATTTAGAAAAATACGAGCAGACACGGGGACTATTATTAAGTCCTTATGAAGAAATTGTACCGGGGCCGTGTGTTAAGACGCAGACAGAATTATTGGCGGCATTAACGCAAGTAGCTTGCGGTCAAGATGATTACAAGCAAAAGCGGCAGTATTGGCTTAATTTAATTAATGAAGTTCAGACTGGTGATAATTGCGCGCGGGTATTTAATTTTATGACGCAGAATTATTAGAGGGAAATTGTGAAGAAAACATTTTTAAATATTTTATATAATGCAGTTTACCAAATTTTCCTTGTTTTAGTGCCGATAATTACGGTACCTTATTTGTCACGGATTTTGGGTCCTAAGACTTACGGAATTTATAGTAACGTCAATAATATCATGCAGTTTTTGATGATCTTTTGTACGTTATCAATTTCTTATATCGGAATGCGGACGATTTCACAGACGCGAACTTTTGGAACTAAGCAAGAACTAACGGAAGCCTTTTGGGGGTTATGGTACTTTCAAGCATTAGCTGGAGTAGTTACAATTGTGCTGGTTATCAGTGTTGCAAGTGTTTTTCATATTAAATATTGGAATTACCTGCTCCTAATGGTGCCGTATTTGATTTCAGCGCAAGTAGACATTTCGTGGTTTTTTCAAGGATTAGCTGATTTTGGTCGGGTAGTTGTGAAAAACACGGCAGTGAAGCTGGTTTCGGTTGTGTTAATCCTTTTATGGGTAAAAAATCCTGGTGACTTGTGGAAATATATGTTAATTATGTCAGTATCGACAATGCTGGGTTCGTTTGTCTTTTGGTTTGACATTCACCGTTATGTTGGCGGGCCGGTTAAGCATTTTTACCGGTACCAAACGACGATTAAGGCAATTATTACACTGCTAATTCCACAAATTGCCACGCAGATTTATACTTCATTAGATAAACCAATTCTGGGTATTTTTCAAAATTCGACGCAAGTAGCTTTTTATGATAATTCACAGCGAATTTCGAACATGGTTTTAGGTGTGATTACTAGTATTTCACTTGTAATTATGCCCAAAATGGCAAGTGAGGGTAAAGATGAACAACGGATTGTCTTAAAAAAATCGTTGGAAGCAACAGTTTGGCTGGGGACGATGTTTGCGGTAATTATTATGGCTAATACACGGGAATTTGTGCCGTTTTTCTTTGGAGTCAAATTTACGCCCATGGTGCCATTAATGTTTTTCTTTACTTTGACAATCATTATGATTCCCACCGGTGGGGTATTTGCCAATCAATTTGCCTTAGCCAATCATCGCGATCAAGATTATGCTTTACCAGTGATTGTGGGAGCAGTTTTGGAAGTGGTTTTGAGCTTTTTCTTAGATCGATTTTATGGTGCAACTGGAGCTATGATCGCAATTCTAATTACAGAATTTGTCGTTTTATTATTACGGTTATGGATTGTCCGTGATGGTTATGATTTTAGGTATTCTTTTAAAGAAATACCTAAATATTTTGTGATTGCGGCAGTGGTCTTAGCAGTGGGGCTGTTAATGCCACAAGTTGTAGCATCAGATTTTTTAAATATGATAATTAAGTCGATTATAATGTTTGCTTTGTATCTTGTCTTGATGTGGCTGATGCGGCTAGATTTTAATCAAGATATTATGCAGCTACTTAAGAAATTTTTTAAGCGAGGTTAAAAATGATTCCGAAAATTATTCATTATGTTTGGGTTGGTGGCAATCCCAAGCCTAAAAATATTCAGCGTTGTATGAAGACATGGCAAAAGCACTTACAGGGTTATCAAATTATTGAATGGAATGAAGATAATTTTGATATCCACGAAAATAAGTATGTTGAACAGGCTTATCAAGCACGAAAATGGGCTTTTGTTTCTGATTATATTCGAGCTAAAGCGGTTTATGAAATGGGTGGTATATATTTAGATACTGATGTTTTAGTTTTAGATAGCTTAACGGAATTACTTAATAATCGTGCTTTTGTGGGCTTTGAAAATCAAGCTAACCCGTTTACTGCAGTTTTTGGTGCTGAAGCGGGTCACCCGTTATTAAAAGATATGTTGGATTATTATAATAACCGCAATTTTACTTTTGATAGTCAAGATCAATTAGCTGGTGTCAATACGGTGTCTGTTTCTGATATTTTAAAAGAAAAATATGGGGCGCTTGCTAATAATCAGGAACAAATTTTAAAAAGTGATATTCATGTCTACCCTGATGGCGTGCTCTGTAATCCATCGCCTGCTAGTAAGACAATCCACGTTTTTACTGGAACTTGGATGGAGGGATCTAAGCCTTGCAAGCGTAAGTTAGTGACTGCACTTAAAGTTCGAATTAAGACCAAACGGCAGGCTGCCTTGTATGCGCGCCTGATTAGGTAAAATGACGGAGCAAGAGTTACAACAGTTAGTTGAAAAGCTGTCGTTGCAATATTTTGGTCGGCGTTTTCGCCATCGAGTTAAGATTAATCGGCGAATGACAACGACCGGCGGTCGGTATCATTTAACTGATCATCATCTTGAAATTAATGCGCATTTTTTAGCACCGCAATATCATGAAGAACTACTTGGCATTATTAAACATGAGCTAGTGCATTACCATTTACACTTGGCTGGTCGCGGTTTTCGTCATCGTGATGCTGACTTTAAATTATTGCTTAGGCATGTTGGTGGTCTGCGTTATGCCCCTGATATTGGCTTACGTCACCAGCAAAAGGCTAAATATGTCTATGTCTGCCGTAAGTGCGGGCAAAAATATTTCCGAGTTCGTAAAATAAACGTTCACCGATATAGTTGCGGCAAATGTGGTGCGCAATTAAGTTTAATTAAAAAATAAAAGTAGCTTTAAGAGGCACTGTACAATCTTAAAGCTATTTTTATTTGACAAAATATTAGGTACCTAACTATAATTTGAATTAGTAGTATTATGTACGTGACACAATTAAATAAAGGAGAGCTATTATGACACAAACTGGGCAAAAATTAATGAATCAATTGCAATTTATTATGCGTGCAAGTCGTTACTTTTTGCATCAAAATCAACGGCCACTTTCGGGGCAAAAACGAGTTTTGGCAGTGTTAAAACTTGAAGATGGCTTAACGCAAAACTATTTAGCTGAAGTTTTGGCATTAAAGCCGGGTTCATTAGCTGAATTACTGAAAAAGCTGGAAATAAAAGGTGAGATACGCCGTGAAACTGATGCAGATGATAAGCGAGTTAAGCGGGTTTATTTAACGGCTGCAGGCAAAGAGACACTTGCCGAATTAGAGGAATTGGCTAGCCCAAATTCTGAAAATGATTTTTTTGCAGGTCTTACTGCTACTGAGCAAGACCAATTTAGTCAATATTTAGAAAAAATTGCAACTGGCTGGGATACGGATTTTCGCCAGCAAACAGAGCGCTTTTTAGATCCGACTGCGCGAATGGAAGCAATGATGAATTGGCGTAGGTTAAGACAGAATGATGACTCTCCAGCTGAAATGCGCACTTGTCGCCGAAAAATAAGAAACTGGCACCATCGTAGCTGCCATTATGATTGTGATAATAATGTTGCACGATGCAACCCAGAAGATTATGAAAAAATGTGCGAATATAACCGAGACTTTTGGCATAATTTTTGGCATAATGAAGATGATGAAATATAGTTAAAAATACAAATAAGAAAGTGGTAATTAAATGGTGTCTAAGTCAAAAGTAGACAAGGAAAAACGGGTTAAGCTAAAAGATTTTTTTCACTTGCTGAGATCTCTGCAACTAAAAAAATCGTTATTTTTGCTAGGACTTGCTTTTAGCTTGATTACTAGTAGTGCTAATTTAATATTGCCACTGTTGACTAAGCAGCTGATTGACACGAGCAGCTTGACAAAATTTAATTTTACCGTGCTAGTTATTTTAGTTGGACTATTTATTTTGCAGCTTATTTTGGGAACAATTGGCAGTTATGTCTTGCGTTATTTTGGTGAGAGTGCAGTTAAAAATTTACGAGAAAAATTGTGGACGCAACTTTTGCGCCTGCCGGTAGCGTATTTTGATGTTAATAAGGCTGGCGAAAGTAGTTCGCGGTTAGTTAATGATACTGGCGTGATTAAGGATTTAATTGCTTCCCAATTTCCTAACTTTATTACGGGTGCAATTCAATTGGTATTTTCAGTTGTTATCCTATTTATAATGGATTGGCAAATGGCTACATTAATGTTTATTAGTGTGCCATTTATTGTGGCTGTCTTTGTGCCAGTAGGGCGAATCATGGCGCGATTAGGGCGAAAACTGCAAACAGCTACGGCTAACTTTAATGGTGATGTTAGTGAAAAATTGGCCGATATGCGCTTAATTAAGGCCAGTAATGGAGAACAAATTGAGCAAGAACGCGGCGAAAATTTTATTGCTCAGATTTTTGCGATTGGAATTAAGGATGCGCGGGTTGAAGCAGTTTTGCAGCCAATTATGACAACGATTATGATGGCCGTTTTTGCCGGAATTT from Lactobacillus sp. ESL0785 encodes:
- a CDS encoding CDP-glycerol glycerophosphotransferase family protein codes for the protein MKSFLFRLYLQVMKLLAHFTKINNKEIVVLNGAGRSGSNGYLFAKYVRAKQPDYVVTLVEPWPSAHLPWATWRKIGAAKYVVTTHQPFKIRQKQVNIQFWHGIPLKRMGLLANNTKTRDNQRNRKLWQHKADVVCSSSDLYETLMSACVGIEAKQYQKLGFPRLDALRQSIISKEQLVQDLFDTDDSQAQVGIYMPTFRYELEDQEVMSRIKAGNFFALADFAGARLNEALKKQHQYLIVKLHPYEMQLFNKLTSDFSNIAFLNNDYLAKNDYDLYELLGATDFLVTDFSSIYFDYLNLAKPMIFVTNYLEKYEQTRGLLLSPYEEIVPGPCVKTQTELLAALTQVACGQDDYKQKRQYWLNLINEVQTGDNCARVFNFMTQNY
- a CDS encoding amino acid ABC transporter permease, giving the protein MINIFSHFSSQLLVGLGWTVLSSVIALFFSLIIGTLFAIMEIVPNKVLRTIGRAYVEIFRNIPLLVITMFFYLVIPMYVVKINGFTAGTIGLTLYTSAFIAETVRSGIQSVSGGQMEGARSTGMTYWQAMRYIILPQAFKIVIPPLGNQFVNLVKNSSVLAFVAGFDLMYQANSIASTTFDTINSYLVVGVLYLIITLPLSYYMQHLEKKLA
- a CDS encoding glycosyltransferase, translated to MIPKIIHYVWVGGNPKPKNIQRCMKTWQKHLQGYQIIEWNEDNFDIHENKYVEQAYQARKWAFVSDYIRAKAVYEMGGIYLDTDVLVLDSLTELLNNRAFVGFENQANPFTAVFGAEAGHPLLKDMLDYYNNRNFTFDSQDQLAGVNTVSVSDILKEKYGALANNQEQILKSDIHVYPDGVLCNPSPASKTIHVFTGTWMEGSKPCKRKLVTALKVRIKTKRQAALYARLIR
- a CDS encoding amino acid ABC transporter permease, which produces MQNWINAFSWLNVRFLLMGLWVTIYISVISVILSFILGSILGIIRYSKIKFISKIVGFIIDIIRNVPLLLIIFFTYFGLPNFGLRPETIPAAIIAMTVFESTMIAEIVRSGIQSVDPGQMEGARSTGMSFVQALWHVVLPQAYKNMIPTIISQFVSLIKDTSLATIIVVPEMMQHAQVIYGQNANYILPMFAALAVLYFIVCFTLSVIGNQIGKRLS
- a CDS encoding SprT family protein, producing the protein MTEQELQQLVEKLSLQYFGRRFRHRVKINRRMTTTGGRYHLTDHHLEINAHFLAPQYHEELLGIIKHELVHYHLHLAGRGFRHRDADFKLLLRHVGGLRYAPDIGLRHQQKAKYVYVCRKCGQKYFRVRKINVHRYSCGKCGAQLSLIKK
- a CDS encoding MarR family transcriptional regulator, with the translated sequence MTQTGQKLMNQLQFIMRASRYFLHQNQRPLSGQKRVLAVLKLEDGLTQNYLAEVLALKPGSLAELLKKLEIKGEIRRETDADDKRVKRVYLTAAGKETLAELEELASPNSENDFFAGLTATEQDQFSQYLEKIATGWDTDFRQQTERFLDPTARMEAMMNWRRLRQNDDSPAEMRTCRRKIRNWHHRSCHYDCDNNVARCNPEDYEKMCEYNRDFWHNFWHNEDDEI
- a CDS encoding oligosaccharide flippase family protein; the protein is MKKTFLNILYNAVYQIFLVLVPIITVPYLSRILGPKTYGIYSNVNNIMQFLMIFCTLSISYIGMRTISQTRTFGTKQELTEAFWGLWYFQALAGVVTIVLVISVASVFHIKYWNYLLLMVPYLISAQVDISWFFQGLADFGRVVVKNTAVKLVSVVLILLWVKNPGDLWKYMLIMSVSTMLGSFVFWFDIHRYVGGPVKHFYRYQTTIKAIITLLIPQIATQIYTSLDKPILGIFQNSTQVAFYDNSQRISNMVLGVITSISLVIMPKMASEGKDEQRIVLKKSLEATVWLGTMFAVIIMANTREFVPFFFGVKFTPMVPLMFFFTLTIIMIPTGGVFANQFALANHRDQDYALPVIVGAVLEVVLSFFLDRFYGATGAMIAILITEFVVLLLRLWIVRDGYDFRYSFKEIPKYFVIAAVVLAVGLLMPQVVASDFLNMIIKSIIMFALYLVLMWLMRLDFNQDIMQLLKKFFKRG